A segment of the Actinomycetota bacterium genome:
GTTCCGCGAACGGTCCGGCGGCTCCCGGGGAGCGGCGCTGCGCGCCGTCATCAACGTCGGGCGGGGCCGGATCGCAGGGAAGACCCGATGAACGAACCAGGAGGAGCCCCTATGGACACCCGCACCCGGACCGGATCAGACCGCGAAGACATCGAGACCGTCATCATCGGCGCCGGGCAGGCCGGCCTCGCCGTCGGCCAGCAGCTCACCGAACGGGGCCGACCGTTCGTGATCCTGGAGGCCGCAGAACGCATCGGGGACAACTGGCGGCGCCACTACGACTCCCTGAAGCTCTACAACCCCGCGA
Coding sequences within it:
- a CDS encoding NAD(P)-binding protein — translated: MDTRTRTGSDREDIETVIIGAGQAGLAVGQQLTERGRPFVILEAAERIGDNWRRHYDSLKLYNPAKLCSLPGLPWR